In Epinephelus lanceolatus isolate andai-2023 chromosome 13, ASM4190304v1, whole genome shotgun sequence, the following are encoded in one genomic region:
- the map7b gene encoding ensconsin isoform X9 — translation MPESKGREQEGGGGGCSRGKWKLRKGGSRSAIPALFTINEEEEGQKRRDARRRKKKASYSQYKSEDGDGRASSATRPSSSGSGQTYTPTLTPTPIPTPTPSRTTTSNSPSNNAATKTDSLLFNKIDERQRLARERRGEREKQNALKEAQWQAREERARQHYEKQLEERKRKLEEQRIKEDKRRAAVEEKRRQKLEEDKARHEAVMRRTMERSQRVRQKPNRWSWGGALHTNTPSTPADADRRSVSTMNLSKHTDPVITKRLSYSSATLLHSPDRGLRRLPLTPWESNVVNRLQQPTHSYLARSRSAMSLSGEQAAMPVCPRSVSCHPMGSMSFKALQAQPLPHCRSQDRSLSRGTVSSCATTPRRRTTGTTQQKDRDNVRKSWSNLSLPLAPVLTLPPSKRSTSPGKKNSKVTAPSPGRPPQKSAGRPPTPKLLKSPGAEDPGNLRPFRVTPESPQPTRAPGEEEEEEQVLSPPQPRPQPLGQNKSSSELTPPAADSESVSSPPAYKPSAGTTDPEEASRILAENRRLAREQREREEEERKQQEEQRRLAQEEMARRKAEERAKREEEAQRQAEEMRRKEEEERKAEEERLQKEREEAERLQKQREEEESRQREEAERLRQEREKHFQKEEAERLERKKRLEEIMKRTRRSDTAEKKVVPNRNGDNAVTPAAPSPSTVTASPTHNSNGRQADPNTTALSHPDQRENGEFEEVIVLPSHSRLSPPEGEEQQQQQQEEEGVSVLAFRENGLLKPLSGIEDISAQQGPDVA, via the exons CGTCTTACTCCCAGTATAAATCGGAGGATGGGGATGGCAGAGCGTCCTCAGCCACCCGTCCCAGCTCCTCGGGCTCCGGGCAGACCTACACTCCCACCTTGACCCCAACTCCCATCCCCACCCCGACCCCATCTCGCACCACCACCAGCAACAGCCCCAGTAACAATGCTGCCACCAAAACAG ACTCGTTGCTATTCAACAAGATCGacgagagacagaggttagcccgtgAGCGCCGGGGGGAGCGTGAGAAACAGAATG CTCTGAAGGAGGCCCAGTGGCAGGCACGTGAGGAGCGAGCCAGGCAGCACTATGAGAAGCagctggaggagaggaagaggaagctggaggagcagaggaTAAAGGAGGACAAGAGACGGGCCGCCGTGGAGGAGAAACGACGGCAGAAACTGGAGGAAGACAAG GCTCGTCATGAGGCGGTGATGCGTCGGACGATGGAGAGGAGCCAGAGAGTCAGACAGAAGCCCAACCGATGGTCCTGGGGAGGGGcgctgcacacaaacactcccAGCACGCCAGCCG ATGCTGACAGGCGGTCAGTGTCCACAATGAATTtatccaaacacacagaccCTGTCATTACCAAGCGCCTCTCCTACTCCTCTGCCACACTCCTGCACTCACCTGACAGAG gcCTGCGCCGTCTTCCGCTGACGCCATGGGAGAGCAATGTGGTGAACCGCCTGCAGCAGCCTACGCACTCCTACCTGGCTCGCAGCCGCAGCGCCATGAGTCTGTCTGGAGAACAAGCAG CCATGCCTGTTTGTCCTCGCTCAGTGTCGTGCCACCCCATGGGCTCCATGTCCTTCAAAGCCCTGCAGGCCCAGCCGCTTCCTCACTGCCGCAGCCAGGACAGAAGCCTCAGCAGGGGGACGGTGTCGTCCTGCGCCACAACTCCCCGCAGGAGGACCACTGGCACCACACAG CAGAAAGACCGTGACAATGTGAGGAAGTCATGGAGCAACCTGTCACTCCCACTGGCTCCCGTTCTCACTTTGCCCCCCAGCAAGCGCTCCACTTCTCCAGGCAAGAAGAACAGCAAAGTGACAGCGCCCTCTCCTGGCAG GCCTCCACAGAAGTCAGCAGGGCGCCCCCCGACCCCCAAGCTGCTCAAGTCTCCGGGGGCAGAGGACCCTGGAAATCTTCGTCCTTTCAGGGTCACACCTGAGAGCCCCCAACCCACCAGAGCCCccggagaggaagaggaggaagagcaggtCCTCAGTCCTCCTCAGCCTCGACCTCAGCCACTGGGTCAGAACAAGAGCAGCAGTGAGCtcacaccaccagcagcagacaGCG AGAGCGTGAGCAGTCCTCCAGCCTACAAGCCCTCAGCTGGCACTACAGATCCAGAGGAGGCGAGTCGCATCCTGGCTGAGAATCGTCGGCTGGCCCgtgagcagagggagagagaagaggaggagcgcAAGCAACAGGAGGAGCAGCGGAG ATTGGCGCAGGAGGAGATGGCTCGCCGTAAGGCCGAGGAGCGagcaaagagagaggaggaggctcAGCGTCAGGCGGAGGAGAtgagaaggaaggaggaggaggagaggaaggcgGAGGAAGAGAGACttcagaaagagagagaggaggcagagagactCCAGAAACAG agagaggaagaggagtctcgacagagagaggaggcagagcGACTGaggcaggagagagagaaacattTCCAGAAAGAGGAGGCTGAACGCCTGGAGAGGAAAAAG CGTCTGGAGGAGATCATGAAGAGAACACGACGCTCAGACACAGCAGAGAAG AAAGTTGTTCCCAACAGGAATGGAGACAATGCAG TGACCCCTGCTGCTCCGAGTCCATCCACAGTGACTGCATCACCAACACACAACAGCAACGGCCGCCAAGCCGACCCAAACACCACCGCACTGAGCCACCCTGACCAGAG GGAGAACGGGGAGTTTGAGGAGGTGATTGTACTGCCTTCACATTCCAGGTTGTCTCCTCCTGAgggagaggagcagcagcagcagcagcaggaggaggagggagtttCTGTTTTAGCCTTCAGGGAGAACGGTCTCCTAAAGCCTCTGAGCGGAATAGAGGACATATCAGCCCAGCAGGGACCAG ATGTTGCCTGA
- the map7b gene encoding uncharacterized protein map7b isoform X1, translated as MPESKGREQEGGGGGCSRGKWKLRKGGSRSAIPALFTINEEEEGQKRRDARRRKKKASYSQYKSEDGDGRASSATRPSSSGSGQTYTPTLTPTPIPTPTPSRTTTSNSPSNNAATKTDSLLFNKIDERQRLARERRGEREKQNALKEAQWQAREERARQHYEKQLEERKRKLEEQRIKEDKRRAAVEEKRRQKLEEDKARHEAVMRRTMERSQRVRQKPNRWSWGGALHTNTPSTPAGFVESAFLYPLDLAGLEHMQGAFSLYRRYGVTSQYADRRSVSTMNLSKHTDPVITKRLSYSSATLLHSPDRGLQMRTASSPVISKAQSKPRLHQGKTSQQKNTGLRRLPLTPWESNVVNRLQQPTHSYLARSRSAMSLSGEQAAMPVCPRSVSCHPMGSMSFKALQAQPLPHCRSQDRSLSRGTVSSCATTPRRRTTGTTQQKDRDNVRKSWSNLSLPLAPVLTLPPSKRSTSPGKKNSKVTAPSPGRPPQKSAGRPPTPKLLKSPGAEDPGNLRPFRVTPESPQPTRAPGEEEEEEQVLSPPQPRPQPLGQNKSSSELTPPAADSESVSSPPAYKPSAGTTDPEEASRILAENRRLAREQREREEEERKQQEEQRRLAQEEMARRKAEERAKREEEAQRQAEEMRRKEEEERKAEEERLQKEREEAERLQKQREEEESRQREEAERLRQEREKHFQKEEAERLERKKRLEEIMKRTRRSDTAEKKVVPNRNGDNAVTPAAPSPSTVTASPTHNSNGRQADPNTTALSHPDQRENGEFEEVIVLPSHSRLSPPEGEEQQQQQQEEEGVSVLAFRENGLLKPLSGIEDISAQQGPDVA; from the exons CGTCTTACTCCCAGTATAAATCGGAGGATGGGGATGGCAGAGCGTCCTCAGCCACCCGTCCCAGCTCCTCGGGCTCCGGGCAGACCTACACTCCCACCTTGACCCCAACTCCCATCCCCACCCCGACCCCATCTCGCACCACCACCAGCAACAGCCCCAGTAACAATGCTGCCACCAAAACAG ACTCGTTGCTATTCAACAAGATCGacgagagacagaggttagcccgtgAGCGCCGGGGGGAGCGTGAGAAACAGAATG CTCTGAAGGAGGCCCAGTGGCAGGCACGTGAGGAGCGAGCCAGGCAGCACTATGAGAAGCagctggaggagaggaagaggaagctggaggagcagaggaTAAAGGAGGACAAGAGACGGGCCGCCGTGGAGGAGAAACGACGGCAGAAACTGGAGGAAGACAAG GCTCGTCATGAGGCGGTGATGCGTCGGACGATGGAGAGGAGCCAGAGAGTCAGACAGAAGCCCAACCGATGGTCCTGGGGAGGGGcgctgcacacaaacactcccAGCACGCCAGCCG GTTTTGTCGAGTCGGCTTTCCTCTATCCACTCGACCTTGCTGGACTGGAGCACATGCAGGGTGCTTTCAGTCTCTACCGCAGATACGGAGTCACCTCCCAAT ATGCTGACAGGCGGTCAGTGTCCACAATGAATTtatccaaacacacagaccCTGTCATTACCAAGCGCCTCTCCTACTCCTCTGCCACACTCCTGCACTCACCTGACAGAG GCTTACAGATGAGAACAGCCTCCTCCCCTGTCATTAGCAAAGCTCAGTCCAAACCCCGCCTACACCAGGGAAAGACCAGCCAGCAAaaaaacacag gcCTGCGCCGTCTTCCGCTGACGCCATGGGAGAGCAATGTGGTGAACCGCCTGCAGCAGCCTACGCACTCCTACCTGGCTCGCAGCCGCAGCGCCATGAGTCTGTCTGGAGAACAAGCAG CCATGCCTGTTTGTCCTCGCTCAGTGTCGTGCCACCCCATGGGCTCCATGTCCTTCAAAGCCCTGCAGGCCCAGCCGCTTCCTCACTGCCGCAGCCAGGACAGAAGCCTCAGCAGGGGGACGGTGTCGTCCTGCGCCACAACTCCCCGCAGGAGGACCACTGGCACCACACAG CAGAAAGACCGTGACAATGTGAGGAAGTCATGGAGCAACCTGTCACTCCCACTGGCTCCCGTTCTCACTTTGCCCCCCAGCAAGCGCTCCACTTCTCCAGGCAAGAAGAACAGCAAAGTGACAGCGCCCTCTCCTGGCAG GCCTCCACAGAAGTCAGCAGGGCGCCCCCCGACCCCCAAGCTGCTCAAGTCTCCGGGGGCAGAGGACCCTGGAAATCTTCGTCCTTTCAGGGTCACACCTGAGAGCCCCCAACCCACCAGAGCCCccggagaggaagaggaggaagagcaggtCCTCAGTCCTCCTCAGCCTCGACCTCAGCCACTGGGTCAGAACAAGAGCAGCAGTGAGCtcacaccaccagcagcagacaGCG AGAGCGTGAGCAGTCCTCCAGCCTACAAGCCCTCAGCTGGCACTACAGATCCAGAGGAGGCGAGTCGCATCCTGGCTGAGAATCGTCGGCTGGCCCgtgagcagagggagagagaagaggaggagcgcAAGCAACAGGAGGAGCAGCGGAG ATTGGCGCAGGAGGAGATGGCTCGCCGTAAGGCCGAGGAGCGagcaaagagagaggaggaggctcAGCGTCAGGCGGAGGAGAtgagaaggaaggaggaggaggagaggaaggcgGAGGAAGAGAGACttcagaaagagagagaggaggcagagagactCCAGAAACAG agagaggaagaggagtctcgacagagagaggaggcagagcGACTGaggcaggagagagagaaacattTCCAGAAAGAGGAGGCTGAACGCCTGGAGAGGAAAAAG CGTCTGGAGGAGATCATGAAGAGAACACGACGCTCAGACACAGCAGAGAAG AAAGTTGTTCCCAACAGGAATGGAGACAATGCAG TGACCCCTGCTGCTCCGAGTCCATCCACAGTGACTGCATCACCAACACACAACAGCAACGGCCGCCAAGCCGACCCAAACACCACCGCACTGAGCCACCCTGACCAGAG GGAGAACGGGGAGTTTGAGGAGGTGATTGTACTGCCTTCACATTCCAGGTTGTCTCCTCCTGAgggagaggagcagcagcagcagcagcaggaggaggagggagtttCTGTTTTAGCCTTCAGGGAGAACGGTCTCCTAAAGCCTCTGAGCGGAATAGAGGACATATCAGCCCAGCAGGGACCAG ATGTTGCCTGA
- the map7b gene encoding uncharacterized protein map7b isoform X3 produces the protein MPESKGREQEGGGGGCSRGKWKLRKGGSRSAIPALFTINEEEEGQKRRDARRRKKKASYSQYKSEDGDGRASSATRPSSSGSGQTYTPTLTPTPIPTPTPSRTTTSNSPSNNAATKTDSLLFNKIDERQRLARERRGEREKQNALKEAQWQAREERARQHYEKQLEERKRKLEEQRIKEDKRRAAVEEKRRQKLEEDKARHEAVMRRTMERSQRVRQKPNRWSWGGALHTNTPSTPAGFVESAFLYPLDLAGLEHMQGAFSLYRRYGVTSQYADRRSVSTMNLSKHTDPVITKRLSYSSATLLHSPDRGLRRLPLTPWESNVVNRLQQPTHSYLARSRSAMSLSGEQAAMPVCPRSVSCHPMGSMSFKALQAQPLPHCRSQDRSLSRGTVSSCATTPRRRTTGTTQQKDRDNVRKSWSNLSLPLAPVLTLPPSKRSTSPGKKNSKVTAPSPGRPPQKSAGRPPTPKLLKSPGAEDPGNLRPFRVTPESPQPTRAPGEEEEEEQVLSPPQPRPQPLGQNKSSSELTPPAADSESVSSPPAYKPSAGTTDPEEASRILAENRRLAREQREREEEERKQQEEQRRLAQEEMARRKAEERAKREEEAQRQAEEMRRKEEEERKAEEERLQKEREEAERLQKQREEEESRQREEAERLRQEREKHFQKEEAERLERKKRLEEIMKRTRRSDTAEKKVVPNRNGDNAVTPAAPSPSTVTASPTHNSNGRQADPNTTALSHPDQRENGEFEEVIVLPSHSRLSPPEGEEQQQQQQEEEGVSVLAFRENGLLKPLSGIEDISAQQGPDVA, from the exons CGTCTTACTCCCAGTATAAATCGGAGGATGGGGATGGCAGAGCGTCCTCAGCCACCCGTCCCAGCTCCTCGGGCTCCGGGCAGACCTACACTCCCACCTTGACCCCAACTCCCATCCCCACCCCGACCCCATCTCGCACCACCACCAGCAACAGCCCCAGTAACAATGCTGCCACCAAAACAG ACTCGTTGCTATTCAACAAGATCGacgagagacagaggttagcccgtgAGCGCCGGGGGGAGCGTGAGAAACAGAATG CTCTGAAGGAGGCCCAGTGGCAGGCACGTGAGGAGCGAGCCAGGCAGCACTATGAGAAGCagctggaggagaggaagaggaagctggaggagcagaggaTAAAGGAGGACAAGAGACGGGCCGCCGTGGAGGAGAAACGACGGCAGAAACTGGAGGAAGACAAG GCTCGTCATGAGGCGGTGATGCGTCGGACGATGGAGAGGAGCCAGAGAGTCAGACAGAAGCCCAACCGATGGTCCTGGGGAGGGGcgctgcacacaaacactcccAGCACGCCAGCCG GTTTTGTCGAGTCGGCTTTCCTCTATCCACTCGACCTTGCTGGACTGGAGCACATGCAGGGTGCTTTCAGTCTCTACCGCAGATACGGAGTCACCTCCCAAT ATGCTGACAGGCGGTCAGTGTCCACAATGAATTtatccaaacacacagaccCTGTCATTACCAAGCGCCTCTCCTACTCCTCTGCCACACTCCTGCACTCACCTGACAGAG gcCTGCGCCGTCTTCCGCTGACGCCATGGGAGAGCAATGTGGTGAACCGCCTGCAGCAGCCTACGCACTCCTACCTGGCTCGCAGCCGCAGCGCCATGAGTCTGTCTGGAGAACAAGCAG CCATGCCTGTTTGTCCTCGCTCAGTGTCGTGCCACCCCATGGGCTCCATGTCCTTCAAAGCCCTGCAGGCCCAGCCGCTTCCTCACTGCCGCAGCCAGGACAGAAGCCTCAGCAGGGGGACGGTGTCGTCCTGCGCCACAACTCCCCGCAGGAGGACCACTGGCACCACACAG CAGAAAGACCGTGACAATGTGAGGAAGTCATGGAGCAACCTGTCACTCCCACTGGCTCCCGTTCTCACTTTGCCCCCCAGCAAGCGCTCCACTTCTCCAGGCAAGAAGAACAGCAAAGTGACAGCGCCCTCTCCTGGCAG GCCTCCACAGAAGTCAGCAGGGCGCCCCCCGACCCCCAAGCTGCTCAAGTCTCCGGGGGCAGAGGACCCTGGAAATCTTCGTCCTTTCAGGGTCACACCTGAGAGCCCCCAACCCACCAGAGCCCccggagaggaagaggaggaagagcaggtCCTCAGTCCTCCTCAGCCTCGACCTCAGCCACTGGGTCAGAACAAGAGCAGCAGTGAGCtcacaccaccagcagcagacaGCG AGAGCGTGAGCAGTCCTCCAGCCTACAAGCCCTCAGCTGGCACTACAGATCCAGAGGAGGCGAGTCGCATCCTGGCTGAGAATCGTCGGCTGGCCCgtgagcagagggagagagaagaggaggagcgcAAGCAACAGGAGGAGCAGCGGAG ATTGGCGCAGGAGGAGATGGCTCGCCGTAAGGCCGAGGAGCGagcaaagagagaggaggaggctcAGCGTCAGGCGGAGGAGAtgagaaggaaggaggaggaggagaggaaggcgGAGGAAGAGAGACttcagaaagagagagaggaggcagagagactCCAGAAACAG agagaggaagaggagtctcgacagagagaggaggcagagcGACTGaggcaggagagagagaaacattTCCAGAAAGAGGAGGCTGAACGCCTGGAGAGGAAAAAG CGTCTGGAGGAGATCATGAAGAGAACACGACGCTCAGACACAGCAGAGAAG AAAGTTGTTCCCAACAGGAATGGAGACAATGCAG TGACCCCTGCTGCTCCGAGTCCATCCACAGTGACTGCATCACCAACACACAACAGCAACGGCCGCCAAGCCGACCCAAACACCACCGCACTGAGCCACCCTGACCAGAG GGAGAACGGGGAGTTTGAGGAGGTGATTGTACTGCCTTCACATTCCAGGTTGTCTCCTCCTGAgggagaggagcagcagcagcagcagcaggaggaggagggagtttCTGTTTTAGCCTTCAGGGAGAACGGTCTCCTAAAGCCTCTGAGCGGAATAGAGGACATATCAGCCCAGCAGGGACCAG ATGTTGCCTGA
- the map7b gene encoding uncharacterized protein map7b isoform X6 has product MADQDGSDASPPESQASYSQYKSEDGDGRASSATRPSSSGSGQTYTPTLTPTPIPTPTPSRTTTSNSPSNNAATKTDSLLFNKIDERQRLARERRGEREKQNALKEAQWQAREERARQHYEKQLEERKRKLEEQRIKEDKRRAAVEEKRRQKLEEDKARHEAVMRRTMERSQRVRQKPNRWSWGGALHTNTPSTPAGFVESAFLYPLDLAGLEHMQGAFSLYRRYGVTSQYADRRSVSTMNLSKHTDPVITKRLSYSSATLLHSPDRGLQMRTASSPVISKAQSKPRLHQGKTSQQKNTGLRRLPLTPWESNVVNRLQQPTHSYLARSRSAMSLSGEQAAMPVCPRSVSCHPMGSMSFKALQAQPLPHCRSQDRSLSRGTVSSCATTPRRRTTGTTQQKDRDNVRKSWSNLSLPLAPVLTLPPSKRSTSPGKKNSKVTAPSPGRPPQKSAGRPPTPKLLKSPGAEDPGNLRPFRVTPESPQPTRAPGEEEEEEQVLSPPQPRPQPLGQNKSSSELTPPAADSESVSSPPAYKPSAGTTDPEEASRILAENRRLAREQREREEEERKQQEEQRRLAQEEMARRKAEERAKREEEAQRQAEEMRRKEEEERKAEEERLQKEREEAERLQKQREEEESRQREEAERLRQEREKHFQKEEAERLERKKRLEEIMKRTRRSDTAEKKVVPNRNGDNAVTPAAPSPSTVTASPTHNSNGRQADPNTTALSHPDQRENGEFEEVIVLPSHSRLSPPEGEEQQQQQQEEEGVSVLAFRENGLLKPLSGIEDISAQQGPDVA; this is encoded by the exons CGTCTTACTCCCAGTATAAATCGGAGGATGGGGATGGCAGAGCGTCCTCAGCCACCCGTCCCAGCTCCTCGGGCTCCGGGCAGACCTACACTCCCACCTTGACCCCAACTCCCATCCCCACCCCGACCCCATCTCGCACCACCACCAGCAACAGCCCCAGTAACAATGCTGCCACCAAAACAG ACTCGTTGCTATTCAACAAGATCGacgagagacagaggttagcccgtgAGCGCCGGGGGGAGCGTGAGAAACAGAATG CTCTGAAGGAGGCCCAGTGGCAGGCACGTGAGGAGCGAGCCAGGCAGCACTATGAGAAGCagctggaggagaggaagaggaagctggaggagcagaggaTAAAGGAGGACAAGAGACGGGCCGCCGTGGAGGAGAAACGACGGCAGAAACTGGAGGAAGACAAG GCTCGTCATGAGGCGGTGATGCGTCGGACGATGGAGAGGAGCCAGAGAGTCAGACAGAAGCCCAACCGATGGTCCTGGGGAGGGGcgctgcacacaaacactcccAGCACGCCAGCCG GTTTTGTCGAGTCGGCTTTCCTCTATCCACTCGACCTTGCTGGACTGGAGCACATGCAGGGTGCTTTCAGTCTCTACCGCAGATACGGAGTCACCTCCCAAT ATGCTGACAGGCGGTCAGTGTCCACAATGAATTtatccaaacacacagaccCTGTCATTACCAAGCGCCTCTCCTACTCCTCTGCCACACTCCTGCACTCACCTGACAGAG GCTTACAGATGAGAACAGCCTCCTCCCCTGTCATTAGCAAAGCTCAGTCCAAACCCCGCCTACACCAGGGAAAGACCAGCCAGCAAaaaaacacag gcCTGCGCCGTCTTCCGCTGACGCCATGGGAGAGCAATGTGGTGAACCGCCTGCAGCAGCCTACGCACTCCTACCTGGCTCGCAGCCGCAGCGCCATGAGTCTGTCTGGAGAACAAGCAG CCATGCCTGTTTGTCCTCGCTCAGTGTCGTGCCACCCCATGGGCTCCATGTCCTTCAAAGCCCTGCAGGCCCAGCCGCTTCCTCACTGCCGCAGCCAGGACAGAAGCCTCAGCAGGGGGACGGTGTCGTCCTGCGCCACAACTCCCCGCAGGAGGACCACTGGCACCACACAG CAGAAAGACCGTGACAATGTGAGGAAGTCATGGAGCAACCTGTCACTCCCACTGGCTCCCGTTCTCACTTTGCCCCCCAGCAAGCGCTCCACTTCTCCAGGCAAGAAGAACAGCAAAGTGACAGCGCCCTCTCCTGGCAG GCCTCCACAGAAGTCAGCAGGGCGCCCCCCGACCCCCAAGCTGCTCAAGTCTCCGGGGGCAGAGGACCCTGGAAATCTTCGTCCTTTCAGGGTCACACCTGAGAGCCCCCAACCCACCAGAGCCCccggagaggaagaggaggaagagcaggtCCTCAGTCCTCCTCAGCCTCGACCTCAGCCACTGGGTCAGAACAAGAGCAGCAGTGAGCtcacaccaccagcagcagacaGCG AGAGCGTGAGCAGTCCTCCAGCCTACAAGCCCTCAGCTGGCACTACAGATCCAGAGGAGGCGAGTCGCATCCTGGCTGAGAATCGTCGGCTGGCCCgtgagcagagggagagagaagaggaggagcgcAAGCAACAGGAGGAGCAGCGGAG ATTGGCGCAGGAGGAGATGGCTCGCCGTAAGGCCGAGGAGCGagcaaagagagaggaggaggctcAGCGTCAGGCGGAGGAGAtgagaaggaaggaggaggaggagaggaaggcgGAGGAAGAGAGACttcagaaagagagagaggaggcagagagactCCAGAAACAG agagaggaagaggagtctcgacagagagaggaggcagagcGACTGaggcaggagagagagaaacattTCCAGAAAGAGGAGGCTGAACGCCTGGAGAGGAAAAAG CGTCTGGAGGAGATCATGAAGAGAACACGACGCTCAGACACAGCAGAGAAG AAAGTTGTTCCCAACAGGAATGGAGACAATGCAG TGACCCCTGCTGCTCCGAGTCCATCCACAGTGACTGCATCACCAACACACAACAGCAACGGCCGCCAAGCCGACCCAAACACCACCGCACTGAGCCACCCTGACCAGAG GGAGAACGGGGAGTTTGAGGAGGTGATTGTACTGCCTTCACATTCCAGGTTGTCTCCTCCTGAgggagaggagcagcagcagcagcagcaggaggaggagggagtttCTGTTTTAGCCTTCAGGGAGAACGGTCTCCTAAAGCCTCTGAGCGGAATAGAGGACATATCAGCCCAGCAGGGACCAG ATGTTGCCTGA